A single Botrytis cinerea B05.10 chromosome 1, complete sequence DNA region contains:
- the Bcmsl1 gene encoding Bcmsl1, translating to MSAAVKPVPVRTSFPPNQTIYITNLPSSKIQKDDLRRELYTLCSTYGPVLDVIALKSMKMRGQAHVVYRDIQTATQAMRALQGFEFLGREMNIQYAKSKSDTIAKLDGTFRVPSAAAAAVTATELQQSIFNAPPSAAITTSNLPPPPPPSTLQVPAPTSDHAMEDATSPSASVAGQKRRRDEEEEEDSEGDVAMEEDSDDD from the exons ATGAGTGCTGCAGTAAAGCCTGTCCCAGTGAGGACGTCGTTCCCTCCTAATCAAACCATTTACATCACCAATTTACCTTCGTcgaagattcaaaaagatgATTTACGAAGAGAACTCTACACATTATGCTCGACTTACGGCCCAGTCCTCGATGTCATAGCTCTTAAgtcaatgaagatgaggggCCAAGCACATGTAGTGTATAGAGATATCCAGACCGCGACTCAAGCTATGAGAGCATTACAAGGATTTGAGTTTCTTGGACGTGAAATG AATATCCAATATGCCAAATCAAAGTCAGACACCATCGCCAAGTTGGACGGTACTTTCCGTGTGCCTTCTGCAGCAGCGGCTGCAGTCACGGCCACAGAATTGCAGCAAAGTATTTTCAATGCGCCACCTTCCGCAGCTATCACTACGAGCAATttacctcctccaccaccgccaTCAACCCTCCAAGTTCCAGCTCCCACCTCTGATCACGCTATGGAAGATGCAACAAGCCCAAGTGCAAGTGTTGCTGGACAGAAAAGACGCAgggatgaagaggaggaagaagatagTGAAGGAGACGTTGCAATGGAGGAAGACAGTGATGACGATTAG
- the Bcarc40 gene encoding Bcarc40: MPGPEVHHLFHHPIADHSFSADRQTLAVARDTSVELYGRDGKGFKLKDELKGHDKTVTSVDIAPNSGRIVTCSQDRNALVWEPSPTGYKPTLVLLRINRAATFVRWSPSETKFAVGSGARVIAICYFEEENDWWVSKHIKKPIRSTITTVAWHPNSVLLAAGSTDAHARVFSSFIKGVDARPEPGVWGERLPFNTVCGEYLNNSAGWVHAVSFSPSGNALAFAAHDSSITVVYPNGADQPPKAVVSVSTQLLPFMSLIWNGEAEIIAAGYDCEAFRFGGSEGGWQLTGSLESKGGPAKDVGEESAFNMFKQMDLKGKVKDDTQLTTVHQNTISTIRVYEGSESGVSKFTTSGVDGRIVIWNA; encoded by the exons ATGCCTGGTCCAGAAGTTCATCACCTTTTCCATCATCCTATCGCGGATCACTCGTTCTCAGCCGATAGACAAACATTGGCTGTAGCACGCGACACTAGTGTCGAGCTCTACGGACGAGACGGTAAGGGATTCAAGCTCAAGGACGAATTGAAAGGTCATGACAAGACCGTCACCAGTGTTGATATAGCTCCTAACAGCGGCAGAATTGTAACTTGCTCCCAAG ACCGCAATGCTTTGGTTTGGGAACCATCTCCCACTGGCTATAAACCTACTCTCGTCCTTCTCCGAATCAACCGAGCGGCCACATTTGTTCGATGGTCTCCTTCCGAAACGAAGTTCGCCGTTGGATCTGGTGCAAGGGTGATTGCTATCTGTTACTTTGAAGAGGAGAACGACTGGTGGGTTTCGAAACACATCAAGAAGCCTATCCGTAGCACCATCACAACTGTCGCATGGCATCCAAATTCCGTTCTCCTAGCTGCCGGCTCTACCGATGCTCATGCGAGAGTGTTCTCAAGTTTCATTAAGGGAGTAGACGCTAGGCCAGAACCTGGAGTCTGGGGAGAACGTCTGCCATTCAACACTGTCTGCGGAGAGTATCTCAACAATTCTGCTGGATGGGTTCACGCTGTATCTTTCTCGCCAAGTGGAAATGCTTTGGCCTTTGCTGCACACGATAGCAGTATCACAGTCGTATACCCCAATGGCGCAGACCAACCTCCAAAGGCTGTTGTCAGTGTCAGCACACAGCTTCTCCCTTTTATGAGTTTGATCTGGAATGGCGAAGCTGAGATCATTGCTGCAGGCTATGACTGTGAGGCATTCCGATTCGGTGGTAGCGAGGGAGGCTGGCAACTCACAGGTTCCTTGGAATCAAAAGGGGGCCCAGCCAAAGAtgttggagaggagagtgCTTTCAATATGTTCAAGCAAATGGACTTGAAAGGAAAGGTCAAGGATGATACACAATTGACAACTGTGCATCAAAACACCATCAGCACTATTCGTGTCTATGAAGGTTCAGAGAGTGGGGTCAGCAAATTCACTA CGAGCGGTGTTGATGGAAGAATTGTTATTTGGAACGCTTAG
- the Bccdc6 gene encoding Bccdc6, translating into MPSVLGKRTRSTRAIAEFTVPSTRAKRQTNTEIYNDENENPFITRKRRDEVDDSDDDSMEIDELSASIPIKPSPSKHGLASRKIALPKKTLIEEESKTVQIPTPQTPRHRDALSKKVQMTPRHRVTITGKPTTPRTPRTPVTPGGSIATVYSQARQIFTRSSEPGRLVGRETEKGELNTFVQNCVDKTSGGCIYVSGPPGTGKSAMINEVTTEYEESTTLHKTYVNCMSMKTSKDLYGILLESYCGEEVVLEGDEEKTLQDMFVSRKKSKDVYLITLDEIDHILTLDLEILYKLFEWSLQKSSRLILIGIANALDLTDRFLPRLKARNLQPQLLPFLPYTALQIKNVIMTRLKSLVPADSATPNHVPFLHPAAIELCSRKVASQTGDLRKAFDICRRAIDLIETETKQKHEQELKDKVLLDSPSKRILEDNINLSSITNTPSKNIFRPRTLAQSLATLTVETAPRASIQHVNKITASTFGNGSTQRLKTLNLQQKAALCALLALESRNRSQSSNLLATPSKSHNLAPTIKQLYNTYSMLCTRDAILHPLTSTEFRDVVGSLETLSLVAPVDGKNGSFVLNGGVRARGRPGRFGSGVGVGDEKRVASCVGQKEVAAAVEGLGAGILKSILNGEGLD; encoded by the exons ATGCCTTCTGTATTAGGAAAAAGAACCCGTAGCACCAGAGCGATAGCAG AGTTCACAGTACCATCAACGCGCGCAAAACGTCAAACAAACACAGAAATATACAATGACGAGAATGAAAACCCTTTCATTACTCGCAAAAGGCGCGATGAGGTCGACGATTCCGATGACGATTCTATGGAGATTGACGAATTGTCGGCATCTATACCTATCAAGCCCTCGCCTTCGAAACATGGACTCGCAAGCAGAAAGATCGCATTGCCGAAAAAGACATTgatagaagaagaatctaAAACAGTCCAAATTCCTACTCCTCAAACACCTCGACATCGCGATGCGCTCTCCAAGAAAGTACAAATGACTCCTCGACATCGTGTCACTATTACTGGAAAGCCAACGACTCCTAGAACTCCAAGGACCCCTGTAACACCTGGCGGATCAATTGCGACTGTCTATAGTCAAGCTCGACAGATCTTCACACGGAGCTCAGAGCCTGGACGACTTGTTGGAAGAGAGACCGAAAAGGGCGAATTGAACACTTTTGTACAGAATTGTGTCGATAAAACCAGTGGAGGATGTATATATGTTAGCGGTCCTCCTGGAACTGGAAAAAGTGCCATGATCAATGAAGTTACGACGGAATATGAAGAATCGACCACATTACACAAGACATATGTCAATTGTATGAGCATGAAAACCTCGAAGGATTTGTATGGCATACTGCTGGAGTCTTATTGTGGTGAGGAAGTGGTTTTGGAAGGCGATGAAGAAAAGACTTTGCAGGACATGTTTGTTTCGAGGAAAAAGAGTAAGGATGTCTACCTCATCACACTGGACGAAATCGATCACATCCTCACATTGGATCTGGAGATATTATACAAGCTATTCGAATGGTCTTTACAAAAGTCATCGCGCCTGATTCTTATCGGAATTGCAAATGCATTAGATCTTACAGATCGTTTCTTACCAAGACTAAAGGCCCGGAATCTCCAACCACAACTACTCCCATTTCTTCCATACACCGCTTTGCAGATCAAGAATGTTATCATGACACGCCTTAAGTCACTGGTTCCCGCGGATAGTGCGACGCCAAATCACGTACCATTCCTCCATCCAGCAGCCATTGAGCTTTGCTCTCGAAAAGTAGCAAGCCAAACGGGAGATTTGCGCAAAGCTTTCGACATCTGCCGAAGAGCAATCGATTTAATCGAGACCGAAACCAAGCAAAAGCACGAACAAGAACTCAAAGACAAAGTTCTCCTCGATAGCCCTTCCAAACGAATCCTAGAAGACAACATCAATCTCTCCTCCATTACAAACACCCCCAGCAAAAACATCTTTCGTCCACGAACCTTAGCTCAATCCCTCGCAACCCTCACTGTTGAAACCGCCCCCCGCGCCAGCATTCAACACGTGAACAAGATCACCGCATCCACCTTTGGAAACGGCTCGACCCAACGTCTCAAAACCCTTAATCTCCAACAAAAAGCCGCTCTTTGCGCTCTCCTCGCCCTCGAATCACGTAATCGCTCTCAATCCTCCAATCTCCTTGCTACCCCATCGAAATCCCATAACCTAGCCCCAACCATCAAACAGTTGTATAACACATACAGCATGCTCTGTACTCGGGATGCAATCTTACATCCTTTAACGAGCACGGAATTCAGAGATGTGGTAGGCAGTCTGGAGACGCTATCATTAGTCGCGCCGGTCGATGGAAAAAATGGCTCGTTTGTGTTAAATGGAGGAGTCAGGGCAAGAGGTAGGCCCGGGCGATTCGGATCCGGTGTGGGAGTGGGTGATGAGAAGAGAGTGGCTAGTTGCGTTGGACAGAAAGAGGTTGCGGCTGCGGTGGAGGGATTGGGAGCGGGAATTTTGAAGAGTATTTTGAATGGAGAGGGCTTGGATTAG
- the Bcmns1 gene encoding Bcmns1 yields the protein MNSRDPFNLRRSPAFNILRGTATQAASNITQRVKEAGEQAYESGKQAVEEMSTFSIPKNVPSFTDPQRNLENKAWAASGMTARSSTANTSGGVISGIQDRVGNLLGDNRDLPMYKDKPYSYASSRRAQPLYKRRRIIFGSIAFVFCVLYFLGFFGSSGETKKKSTDRWTWLQRPEKRPSSIDWLDRRERVKEAFTLSWDAYERYAWGYDEFHPVSKHGKQMTPKGMGWIIVDALDTMILMNLTSRVQHAREWITTSLDYDQDQEVNTFETTIRMLGGLLSAHYLSTEYPHLAPLAEDDEGASGEDLYLEKSRDLADRLLGAFDSPSGIPFASVNLKTTKGVASHDDGGASSTAEAATLQLELKYLTKLTGETEYWEKAEKVMKIIDDNGMEDGLLPIYIYANTGNFRGSNIRLGSRGDSYYEYLIKQYLQTSKEEPIYEELWDEALEGVRKHLITYSSPSQFTVLAERPEGLGGSLSPKMDHLVCFMGGTIALGATGGITEAEARKLPSWSAKKDEEMKLARELTHTCWGMYKVMATGLAPEIAHFNIDNPPLPEDAPHHAPTNFDDPENQEWRKDFIIKNNDNHNLQRPETIETLFYMWRITGEEMYREWGWEMFRSFMNHTAVGEGGGFTSLSNANVLPPQTKDNMESFWLAETLKYFYLLFSPNDILPLDQIVINTEAHAFPRFKMGPLLSTGWKRKPRGPDGKILAEPKKEPEVKEIEVQEVKSGEK from the exons ATGAACAGTCGCGACCCCTTTAACCTACGCCGCTCTCCAGCATTCAACATCCTTCGAGGCACTGCGACGCAAGCTGCTTCAAATATCACTCAGAGGGTGAAAGAAGCAGGCGAGCAAGCTTATGAGTCCGGGAAGCAAGCTGTCGAAGAGATGTCCACCTTTTCTATACCCAAAAACGTTCCCTCTTTCACAGATCCTCAGCGCAATTTGGAAAACAAAGCTTGGGCGGCCTCTGGCATGACCGCGAGATCATCGACGGCAAATACAAGCGGAGGAGTAATTAGCGGCATACAAGATCGAGTTGGAAACCTTCTTGGAGACAATAGGGATCTGCCGATGTATAAAGACAAGCCGTATTCATATGCCTCCTCCAGGAGAGCACAACCTCTTTACAAACGGCGGCGCATCATATTCGGGTCCATTGCATTTGTATTTTGTGTGCTATACTTTTTAGGGTTCTTTGGATCTAGTGGTGAgacgaaaaagaaatcgacAGACCGATGGACATGGCTACAGCGGCCGGAAAAGAGACCTAGTTCAATTGATTGGCTGGATCGAAGGGAAAGGGTCAAGGAAGCTTTTACTTTGAGTTGGGATGCATATGAGCGATATGCATGGGGCTATGATGAGTTTCATCCAGTTTCTAAACATGGAAAGCAAATGACACCGAAAGGAATGGGCTGGATAATTGTAGACGCTTTGGATacaatgatattgatgaatctGACGAGCAGGGTGCAGCATGCAAGGGAATGGATTACAACTTCACTGGACTACGACCAAGACCAAGAGGTCAACACGTTTGAAACTACAATTCGCATGCTTGGGGGTCTTCTATCCGCCCATTATCTCTCCACCGAGTATCCACACTTAGCTCCATTGGccgaggatgatgaaggagCTTCAGGGGAGGATTTATATCTGGAAAAGTCGAGGGATTTAGCTGATCGTTTGCTTGGCGCCTTTGACTCTCCCTCTGGAATACCATTCGCCAGCGTTAATCTCAAGACCACCAAAGGTGTTGCATCTCACGACGATGGCGGGGCCTCATCCACAGCAGAGGCAGCGACGTTGCAATTGGAACTGAAATATCTTACCAAACTTACAGGAGAGACAGAGTACTGGGAAAAGGCTGAGAAGGTGATGAAGATCATTGATGATAATGGCATGGAGGATGGACTCTTGCCAATTTATATATACGCGAATACTGGAAACTTCCGCGGAAGCAACATTCGTCTTGGCAGCCGCGGCGATTCATATTACGAATATTTGATCAagcaatatcttcaaaccTCAAAAGAAGAGCCTATCTATGAAGAATTGTGGGACGAGGCACTCGAGGGAGTTCGGAAGCATCTCATCACTTACTCTAGCCCTTCCCAATTTACTGTTCTTGCCGAGCGACCTGAGGGTTTGGGTGGCTCTCTTTCGCCAAAGATGGATCACTTGGTATGTTTTATGGGTGGAACAATTGCTTTAGGTGCTACTGGTGGCATCACGGAGGCTGAGGCACGTAAGCTACCAAGCTGGAGCGCgaagaaggatgaagagatgaaacTAGCAAGAGAACTGACGCACACCTGCTGGGGAATGTACAAGGTGATGGCAACCGGACTTGCCCCTGAAATTGCACATTTCAACATTGATAATCCACCATTGCCAGAAGATGCACCACATCATGCACCTACAAATTTTGATGACCCGGAGAATCAAGAGTGGCGCAAGGACTTCATTATAAAGAACAACGATAACCACAACCTCCAGAGACCGGAAACTATCGAAACCTTGTTTTACATGTGGCGTATCACAGGAGAGGAGATGTACAGAGAATGGGGCTGGGAGATGTTCAGGTCCTTTATGAACCACACAGCTGTTGGCGAAGGTGGCGGGTTCACGAGTCTCTCTAATGCCAATGTTCTGCCTCCGCAAACCAAAGACAACATGGAGAGTTTCTGGCTT GCTGAAACtctgaaatatttttatcttcttttctcGCCAAATGATATTCTTCCCTTAGACCAAATAGTTATTAACACGGAAGCGCATGCCTTCCCACGATTCAAAATGGGCCCATTGTTGTCAACTGGATGGAAGAGAAAGCCCAGGGGCCCAGACGGAAAGATCTTAGCAGAACCAAAGAAAGAGCCCGAAGTGAAGGAAATCGAGGTTCAGGAAGTGAAGAGTGGTGAGAAGTGA
- the Bcsec53 gene encoding Bcsec53, producing MTDAVIASFPPLAERPVKNTICLFDVDGTLSPARLSASAEMLNLLAALRQKCAIGYVGGSDMAKQQEQLGTAEIPVTSIFDFCFAENGLTAFKSGVPLQSNSFIKWIGESQYKELVRFILHYVADLDIPVKRGTFIEFRNGMINVSPIGRNASVVERNEYEVYDKEHHIREKFIEALKEKFTGLDLTYSIGGQISFDVFPTGWDKTYCLQHLENDAKRPGGIEYTTIHFFGDKTYKGGNDYEIYEDPRTIGHSVKNPDDTMRDIRQLFDL from the exons ATGACAGACGCCGTAATTGCCAGTTTCCCCCCTCTCGCAGAGCGACCTGTCAAAAACACCATCTGTCTTTTCGATGTTGATGGAACTCTCTCTCCTGCGCGGCTG TCTGCCTCCGCAGAAATGCTCAATCTTCTTGCCGCTCTCCGCCAAAAATGCGCCATCGGTTATGTAGGTGGCAGCGACATGGCCAAGCAACAAGAACAACTCGGCACTGCTGAGATCCCCGTTACCTCCATCTTCGATTTCTGCTTCGCCGAAAACGGTCTTACAGCTTTCAAGAGCGGTGTTCCTCTTCAATCGAATAGCTTCATCAAATGGATTGGGGAGTCTCAGTACAAAGAGTTGGTCAGATTTATCTTGCATTATGTTGCGGATTTGGATATTCCAGTGAAGAGAGGAACATTTATCGAGTTCAGAAATGGCATGATCAATGTTAGCCCAATTGGTAGAAATGCGAGTGTTGTGGAGAGAAATGAGTATGAGGTCTATGATAAGGAACATCATATCAGAGAGAAATTCATCGAGGCATTGAAGGAAAAGTTCACTGGTCTGGACTTGAC TTACTCCATCGGTGGTCAAATTTCTTTCGATGTCTTCCCTACTGGCTGGGATAAGACATACTGTCTCCAACATCTTGAGAATGACGCAAAGCGCCCAGGCGGTATTGAATACACCACTATTCATTTCTTTGGAGATAAGACATACAAGGGAGGAAACGACTACGAGATTTACGAGGACCCCAGGACAATTGGTCACAGTGTGAAGAATCCAGATGATACCATGAGAGATATTAGACAGCTTTTTGACCTTTAG